In a genomic window of Micromonospora cremea:
- a CDS encoding GntR family transcriptional regulator — MPAPRKFEPHYRRIIADIRERVASGEWPPGHKLPSTKALAEMYEVGSQSTVRQAVTILIETGELYGHQGLGVFVADRVARQSGG, encoded by the coding sequence ATGCCCGCACCACGGAAATTCGAGCCGCACTACCGGCGGATCATCGCCGACATAAGGGAGCGCGTTGCCTCCGGGGAGTGGCCTCCCGGCCACAAGCTGCCGTCCACCAAGGCGCTAGCCGAGATGTATGAGGTGGGCAGCCAGTCGACCGTTCGCCAGGCCGTGACCATCCTCATTGAGACCGGAGAGTTGTACGGCCACCAAGGGTTAGGCGTTTTCGTGGCCGACCGGGTCGCCAGACAGTCAGGAGGCTGA
- a CDS encoding DUF1643 domain-containing protein has translation MASKGSAPKHGKIFSVTSGGISEDHLRPAPICPSAPTERRLLAVLCNPPLRAARDTTSWRNLEVLAGVLCAGSVAIVNLIDEPTRSTSDLLHVAGKVDLEALTHRLKAAAQTADLVLAGWGSGAPAGWRKHEWLALVEAAVRGVAAGGHERIAHVGEAPRHPSRWRQHTSPIHDRYAGATFELRLSAALRWSVIGKHSPDGETIPTRAVRV, from the coding sequence GTGGCGTCCAAAGGCAGCGCGCCCAAGCATGGAAAGATCTTTTCCGTGACTAGCGGAGGGATCAGCGAGGATCACCTGCGCCCAGCACCTATTTGCCCATCGGCCCCAACCGAACGTCGTCTGCTCGCTGTGCTGTGTAATCCACCGTTACGAGCAGCGAGGGACACCACATCCTGGCGCAACCTGGAAGTCCTGGCGGGCGTGCTGTGTGCCGGCTCCGTCGCCATCGTCAATCTCATCGACGAGCCCACTCGGTCGACTAGCGACCTGCTTCATGTGGCTGGCAAGGTGGATCTGGAGGCGCTAACCCATCGACTAAAGGCCGCGGCTCAAACGGCTGACCTGGTTCTGGCTGGCTGGGGATCTGGAGCTCCCGCGGGCTGGCGCAAGCACGAGTGGCTAGCCTTGGTCGAGGCGGCAGTCCGGGGCGTCGCAGCCGGCGGACATGAACGCATTGCACACGTCGGCGAAGCTCCCAGGCACCCCTCCCGATGGCGCCAACACACCAGTCCCATACATGATCGTTACGCTGGGGCTACCTTCGAACTCCGACTCTCTGCGGCTCTTCGATGGAGCGTCATAGGAAAGCACAGCCCCGACGGAGAGACCATTCCCACTCGGGCCGTGAGAGTCTAA
- a CDS encoding DivIVA domain-containing protein: protein MIYVTGERLHPHHARIASFDTRWRGLDPAQVHDYLNRLADELERLHRDLTTANTEAERIRQALRQWQSRHTGCRHTNPGSPNGRWQR, encoded by the coding sequence ATGATCTACGTGACCGGGGAACGTCTGCACCCACACCACGCCCGCATTGCCTCCTTCGACACGCGCTGGCGCGGTCTCGACCCCGCCCAGGTGCACGACTACCTCAACCGCTTAGCCGACGAACTCGAACGACTGCACCGCGACCTGACCACGGCAAACACCGAGGCCGAACGCATCCGCCAGGCGCTGCGGCAGTGGCAGTCCCGGCACACCGGCTGCCGCCACACCAATCCAGGTTCACCGAACGGTCGGTGGCAGCGATGA